A genomic stretch from Tribolium castaneum strain GA2 chromosome 6, icTriCast1.1, whole genome shotgun sequence includes:
- the 128up gene encoding GTP-binding protein 128up — MSTILEKIAAIEAEMARTQKNKATAGHLGLLKARLAKLRRELITPKGGGGGTGEGFDVAKTGDARVGFVGFPSVGKSTLLSNLAGVYSEVAAYEFTTLTTVPGCIKYKGAKIQLLDLPGIIEGAKDGKGRGRQVIAVARTCSLIFLCLDVLKPLHHKKLIEHELEGFGLRLNKQPPNIYFKKKDKGGINLNCMVPQSELDSDTVKSILSEYKIHNADVTLKYDATSDDLIDVIEGNRIYVPCIYILNKIDQISIEELDIIYKIPHCVPISAHHRWNFDDLLEKMWEYLKLVRIYTKPKGQLPDYNSPVVLHSEHTSIQDFCNKLHRSIAKEFKYALVWGSSVKHQPQKVGLDHILCDEDVVQIVKKV, encoded by the exons atgagtacaattttagaaaaaatcgccGCAATCGAGGCGGAA ATGGCACGAACCCAAAAAAACAAAGCCACCGCTGGCCATTTGGGGCTACTGAAGGCCCGTTTGGCCAAATTACGCCGCGAACTGATCACCCCCAAAGGGGGCGGTGGCGGCACCGGCGAGGGCTTCGACGTGGCCAAAACAGGGGATGCCCGCGTTGGTTTCGTGGGGTTCCCCTCCGTCGGTAAATCCACCCTACTTAGCAACCTAGCGGGGGTTTACTCCGAAGTGGCCGCTTATGAATTTACAACGCTTACGACAGTCCCCGGCTGTATTAAATACAAGGGGGCTAAAATCCAGCTACTCGATTTGCCGGGGATTATCGAGGGGGCGAAGGACGGCAAGGGGCGCGGCCGGCAGGTCATAGCCGTCGCGCGGACGTGTTCGCTGATTTTCCTCTGTTTGGATGTTCTGAAGCCTTTGcatcataaaaaattgatcGAGCATGAGTTGGAAGGGTTCGGCCTGAGGCTGAATAAACAGCCCcccaatatttatttcaagaaGAAGGACAAGGGGGGGATCAATTTGAACTGCATGGTGCCCCAGTCTGAGCTTGATTCGGACACGGTTAAGTCAATCTTGTCCGAGTATAAAATACACAATGCTGATGTTACGCTAAAGTATGACGCCACCAGTGATGATCTAATCGATGTGATTGAAGGGAACCGAATCTACGTCCCGTGCATTTACATACTCAACAAAATCG ATCAAATAAGTATTGAGGAGTTGGATATTATCTACAAAATCCCTCACTGTGTTCCTATTTCGGCCCACCACAGGTGGAATTTCGACGATTTGCTTGAGAAAATGTGGGAGTACCTCAAACTAGTTAGGAT ttacaCAAAACCGAAAGGCCAGCTTCCGGATTACAATTCCCCAGTGGTTTTACACTCAGAGCATACATCTATTCAAGACTTTTGTAATAAACTGCATAGGAGCATCGCGAAAGAATTCAAATa tgCCTTGGTTTGGGGCTCTTCAGTGAAGCATCAGCCTCAGAAAGTCGGCTTGGATCATATTCTTTGCGATGAGGATGTTGTACAGATTGTTAAGAAAGTTTGA
- the VhaSFD gene encoding V-type proton ATPase subunit H isoform X1, protein MSSSQVPAGADPKIKEIITSLDDEKIDMLAATSVLQQRATDIRAQKVNWQSYFQSQMISQDDHQFIAAFDVSDSAKREKLLQTDRLQCAQTFLNLLGHVSKDQTLQYILVLIDDMLQEDRSRVEIFHEYANKKKESVWGPFLNLLNRQDGFITNMTSRIIAKIACWSQTPMERSDLHFYLTWLKDQLKMQNNEYIQSVGRCLQMMLRIDEYRFAFVSVDGISTLLSVLSGRVNFQVQYQLIFCLWVLTFNPLLAEKMNKFNVIPILADILSDSVKEKVTRIILAVFRNLIEKPEDAQVAKEHCIAMVQCKVLKQLNILEQRKFDDEDVAGDVEFLTEKLQNSVQDLSSFDEYATEVKSGRLEWSPVHKSKFWRENAQRLNEKNYELLRILIHLLETSKDPLVLSVASYDIGEYVRHYPRGKHVIEQLGGKQLVMQLLAHEDPNVRYEALLAVQKLMVHNWEYLGKQLEKEQSDKTAPKGGAPVAGKA, encoded by the exons ATGTCCTCGTCGCAAGTTCCCGCAGGGGCGGACCCTAAAATCAAGGAGATTATCACTTCGCTGGATGACGAAAAAATAG ACATGCTGGCGGCGACTAGTGTCTTGCAGCAGCGGGCCACCGATATTCGGGCCCAAAAAGTCAACTGGCAGTCGTACTTCCA GTCGCAGATGATATCGCAGGACGACCATCAATTTATCGCAGCGTTTGATGTGTCCGATAGCGCAAAACGCGAGAAATTGCTCCAAACTGATCGCCTGCAGTGTGCACAAACCTTCCTCAATTTGCTGGGGCATGTCTCCAAGGACCAGACGTTGCAATACATCCTTGTCCTCATCGATGACATGCTGCAG GAGGACCGCTCGCGTGTTGAAATCTTCCACGAATACGCCAACAAGAAAAAAGAATCGGTATGGGGGCCCTTCTTGAACCTGCTGAACCGTCAAGACGGCTTCATCACGAACATGACGTCACGAATCATCGCGAAAATCGCCTGTTGGTCGCAGACGCCAATGGAGCGCTCCGATTTGCACTTCTACCTCACGTGGCTCAAAGACCAGCTCAAAATGCAG AACAACGAATACATCCAGTCTGTGGGCCGTTGTCTCCAAATGATGCTCCGCATCGACGAATATCGCTTCGCTTTCGTCTCAGTGGACGGCATTTCGACCCTTTTGTCCGTACTTTCGGGCCGCGTCAACTTCCAAGTGCAATACCAGCTGATTTTCTGCCTTTGGGTGTTGACTTTCAATCCGCTATTGGCcgaaaaaatgaacaaattcAACGTGATTCCAATCCTGGCCGACATTTTGAGCGATTCGGTCAAGGAGAAGGTGACCCGTATTATTTTGGCCGTTTTTCGGAACCTGATCGAGAAACCCGAGGATGCGCAAGTGGCCAAAGAGCACTGCATTGCGATGGTGCAGTGCAAGGTTCTGAAGCAGCTAAATATCCTCGAACAGAGGAAATTCGACGATGAGGATGTGGCCGGCGATGTGGAGTTTCTGACTGAGAAGTTGCAAAATTCCGTTCAGGACTTGAGTTCCTTCGATGAGTACGCAACTGAGGTCAAGTCAGGGAGATTGGAGTGGTCGCCAGTCCACAAGAGCAAGTTTTGGCGAGAAAATGCGCAAAGACTCAACGAGAAGAATTACGAGTTGTTGAGGATTTTGATTCATTTGTTGGAGACGAGCAAAGATCCCCTGGTTTTGAGTGTCGCAAGTTACGACATAGGGGAATACGTCAGGCATTATCCCAGAGGAAAACA CGTTATTGAACAATTGGGTGGGAAACAACTAGTGATGCAATTGTTGGCTCATGAAGACCCCAATGTTCGCTACGAGGCGCTGTTAGCTGTCCAAAAATTGATGGTTCATAATTGGGAGTATTTGGGGAAACAGTTGGAGAAGGAACAGAGTGATAAAACGGCTCCCAAAGGTGGCGCCCCAGTCGCGGGGAAAGCctaa
- the VhaSFD gene encoding V-type proton ATPase subunit H, with translation MSSSQVPAGADPKIKEIITSLDDEKIDMLAATSVLQQRATDIRAQKVNWQSYFQSQMISQDDHQFIAAFDVSDSAKREKLLQTDRLQCAQTFLNLLGHVSKDQTLQYILVLIDDMLQEDRSRVEIFHEYANKKKESVWGPFLNLLNRQDGFITNMTSRIIAKIACWSQTPMERSDLHFYLTWLKDQLKMQYDDLAVQLAKSDATRGPSGEQATETYTEVSFDEQQTPTEITNNEYIQSVGRCLQMMLRIDEYRFAFVSVDGISTLLSVLSGRVNFQVQYQLIFCLWVLTFNPLLAEKMNKFNVIPILADILSDSVKEKVTRIILAVFRNLIEKPEDAQVAKEHCIAMVQCKVLKQLNILEQRKFDDEDVAGDVEFLTEKLQNSVQDLSSFDEYATEVKSGRLEWSPVHKSKFWRENAQRLNEKNYELLRILIHLLETSKDPLVLSVASYDIGEYVRHYPRGKHVIEQLGGKQLVMQLLAHEDPNVRYEALLAVQKLMVHNWEYLGKQLEKEQSDKTAPKGGAPVAGKA, from the exons ATGTCCTCGTCGCAAGTTCCCGCAGGGGCGGACCCTAAAATCAAGGAGATTATCACTTCGCTGGATGACGAAAAAATAG ACATGCTGGCGGCGACTAGTGTCTTGCAGCAGCGGGCCACCGATATTCGGGCCCAAAAAGTCAACTGGCAGTCGTACTTCCA GTCGCAGATGATATCGCAGGACGACCATCAATTTATCGCAGCGTTTGATGTGTCCGATAGCGCAAAACGCGAGAAATTGCTCCAAACTGATCGCCTGCAGTGTGCACAAACCTTCCTCAATTTGCTGGGGCATGTCTCCAAGGACCAGACGTTGCAATACATCCTTGTCCTCATCGATGACATGCTGCAG GAGGACCGCTCGCGTGTTGAAATCTTCCACGAATACGCCAACAAGAAAAAAGAATCGGTATGGGGGCCCTTCTTGAACCTGCTGAACCGTCAAGACGGCTTCATCACGAACATGACGTCACGAATCATCGCGAAAATCGCCTGTTGGTCGCAGACGCCAATGGAGCGCTCCGATTTGCACTTCTACCTCACGTGGCTCAAAGACCAGCTCAAAATGCAG TACGATGATTTAGCCGTACAATTGGCCAAATCGGACGCAACACGAGGCCCAAGCGGTGAACAAGCCACCGAAACTTACACGGAGGTTTCGTTTGACGAACAACAAACACCTACCGAAATTACG AACAACGAATACATCCAGTCTGTGGGCCGTTGTCTCCAAATGATGCTCCGCATCGACGAATATCGCTTCGCTTTCGTCTCAGTGGACGGCATTTCGACCCTTTTGTCCGTACTTTCGGGCCGCGTCAACTTCCAAGTGCAATACCAGCTGATTTTCTGCCTTTGGGTGTTGACTTTCAATCCGCTATTGGCcgaaaaaatgaacaaattcAACGTGATTCCAATCCTGGCCGACATTTTGAGCGATTCGGTCAAGGAGAAGGTGACCCGTATTATTTTGGCCGTTTTTCGGAACCTGATCGAGAAACCCGAGGATGCGCAAGTGGCCAAAGAGCACTGCATTGCGATGGTGCAGTGCAAGGTTCTGAAGCAGCTAAATATCCTCGAACAGAGGAAATTCGACGATGAGGATGTGGCCGGCGATGTGGAGTTTCTGACTGAGAAGTTGCAAAATTCCGTTCAGGACTTGAGTTCCTTCGATGAGTACGCAACTGAGGTCAAGTCAGGGAGATTGGAGTGGTCGCCAGTCCACAAGAGCAAGTTTTGGCGAGAAAATGCGCAAAGACTCAACGAGAAGAATTACGAGTTGTTGAGGATTTTGATTCATTTGTTGGAGACGAGCAAAGATCCCCTGGTTTTGAGTGTCGCAAGTTACGACATAGGGGAATACGTCAGGCATTATCCCAGAGGAAAACA CGTTATTGAACAATTGGGTGGGAAACAACTAGTGATGCAATTGTTGGCTCATGAAGACCCCAATGTTCGCTACGAGGCGCTGTTAGCTGTCCAAAAATTGATGGTTCATAATTGGGAGTATTTGGGGAAACAGTTGGAGAAGGAACAGAGTGATAAAACGGCTCCCAAAGGTGGCGCCCCAGTCGCGGGGAAAGCctaa
- the Tsen2 gene encoding tRNA-splicing endonuclease subunit Sen2, with amino-acid sequence MNAPRPKKNCKLRPSPALPLVSHRIRGFFNGFCVTLDDPDDMKTVISMGYFGKANLSRNYPHFGVKQPEIVFKRVYENRKRHANDKPRKIVVLSDDLDDLTNFRPEFRLDSSGLRESVNLGLEEAFFLATAINCLDVYDEVCLSPEQLWEVFKKSDKYFAQNYIAYYYFRAKNWVVKPGIKFGGDFLLYKQGPPFYHASYVVIICVVDGDLKPIKSQNRRSMRKTHLMGLNRLCETARKELLICEIVCPGVSPDSIPFNEIGKFTIKETIMKRWTPQMDQN; translated from the exons ATGAACGCCCCCAGGCCTAAGAAAAACTGCAAACTGCGACCAAGCCCGGCATTGCCGTTGGTCTCGCACCGGATCAGGGGGTTTTTCAACGGCTTTTGCGTCACTCTCGACGATCCCGACGACATGAAAACGGTCATTTCGATGGGTTATTTCGGTAAAGCCAACTTGTCCCGGAACTACCCCCATTTCGGGGTGAAACAACCCGAGATTGTCTTCAAACGGGTGTATGAGAACCGCAAACGACACGCGAACGATAAGCCGCGCAAAATTGTGGTGTTGTCGGACGACTTGGACGATTTGACCAATTTCAGGCCCGAATTTCGCTTGGATTCGTCGGGACTGCGGGAAAGTGTTAATTTGGGGCTTGAAGAGGCGTTTTTTCTCGCCACTGCAATAAACTGTCTCGATGTGTACGACGAAGTGTGTTTAAGTCCCGAACAATTGTGGGAAGTTTTCAAAAAGAGCGACAAATATTTCGCTCAGAACTACATCGCCTATTACTATTTCAGAGCGAAGAATTGGGTCGTGAAACCCGGGATTAAATTTGGGGGcgattttc TGTTATACAAACAAGGGCCGCCTTTTTATCATGCGTCTTATGTCGTGATAATTTGTGTCGTTGATGGGGATTTAAAACCGATAAAAAGCCAGAACAGACGTTCCATGAGAAAAACCCACCTGATGGGGTTGAACCGGTTGTGTGAAACGGCCCGGAAA gaaCTGCTGATTTGCGAGATTGTGTGCCCCGGTGTTTCCCCCGACTCAATCCCCTTCAACGAGATTGGCAAGTTTACGATCAAGGAAACAATAATGAAGCGGTGGACCCCCCAAATGgaccaaaattaa
- the LOC658682 gene encoding COX assembly mitochondrial protein homolog: MANDAQKKNLLHEKYASGPHGLGDPNDRTLRRVEIDVMIPKKMREIARDEKCTDAVEKFTECCKNNNILMTFMCRKENAALKECLTRWYEDEDFKNRCKEEYLNERSEYRRTGVTQKQKQRMATSM, encoded by the exons ATGGCAAACGACGCGCAAAAAAAGAATCTCCTGCACGAGAAGTACGCAAGTGGGCCCCACGGACTGG GGGACCCCAACGACCGCACACTGCGAAGGGTTGAGATCGACGTTATGATCCCGAAAAAAATGCGCGAGATTGCACGAGACGAAAAATGCACCGATGCCGTCGAGAAATTCACCGaatgttgcaaaaataacaacattttGATGACTTTCATGTGTCGTAAAGAGAACGCAGCACTGAAAGAATGTCTGACTCGTTGGTATGAAGATgaagattttaaaaatcggTGCAAGGAGGAGTATTTAAACGAAAGGAGTGAATACAGGAGGACGGGAGTTACGCAAAAACAGAAACAAAGAATGGCAACTtccatgtaa